From Peptoanaerobacter stomatis, one genomic window encodes:
- a CDS encoding LacI family DNA-binding transcriptional regulator translates to MANINDISKLAGVSKSTVSRYLNNGSISKNTAKKIKKVVDELNYIPNTFARSLKAANSNSIATIIPNFIGFSKNISLNAIDAFLKTKSYKLFISNSNDNMKEEIKLIYSIANQKVDGIILFASQVTDEHYKAINDVKVPFIVIGQELDGIHCIVHNDYKAGKLIGEYILNSGHKNISYFGVGDYDKSIKSRYLGLMSVLKKDKTIKVNYHTVGFDVYSAYNILINTYKKNKSTYYVAATDNIAFGIIKGLKKLNLDIPKDVSVSGFGDYDMSMIFNPALTTISFPYSDIGTMSAKMLLDMINGIDIPKKMVLDCELKIRNSTRRLCT, encoded by the coding sequence ATGGCTAATATCAACGACATATCTAAATTGGCAGGTGTTTCTAAGAGTACAGTTTCACGATATTTAAACAACGGCTCTATCAGTAAAAATACAGCTAAAAAAATCAAAAAAGTTGTGGATGAGTTAAACTATATCCCGAACACCTTTGCACGGAGTTTGAAAGCTGCCAACAGCAATTCTATTGCTACTATAATTCCGAATTTTATAGGTTTTTCTAAAAACATATCTCTAAATGCCATAGACGCTTTCTTAAAAACTAAATCTTACAAGCTGTTTATCTCAAACTCCAACGATAACATGAAAGAAGAAATAAAGCTTATATACAGCATAGCAAATCAAAAAGTGGACGGGATAATATTATTTGCATCACAGGTTACTGATGAACATTATAAGGCTATAAACGATGTGAAAGTACCGTTTATAGTTATAGGTCAAGAATTGGACGGAATTCATTGCATAGTTCATAATGACTATAAAGCCGGTAAACTCATAGGAGAGTATATTTTAAATTCAGGACACAAAAATATATCCTATTTCGGTGTCGGGGATTATGACAAGAGTATCAAATCCAGATACCTCGGACTTATGAGTGTATTAAAGAAAGACAAAACTATAAAAGTAAACTACCATACTGTAGGATTTGATGTATACTCGGCATACAATATACTTATAAATACATATAAGAAAAATAAGTCTACATACTATGTTGCAGCTACTGATAATATAGCATTCGGTATAATAAAAGGGCTTAAAAAATTAAACCTTGATATACCGAAAGATGTTTCTGTAAGCGGTTTTGGAGATTATGATATGTCAATGATATTCAATCCGGCATTGACTACAATATCTTTTCCTTATTCCGACATAGGCACTATGTCTGCAAAGATGTTACTTGATATGATTAATGGCATTGATATTCCTAAAAAAATGGTACTTGATTGCGAACTGAAAATTAGAAATTCTACAAGAAGATTATGTACATAA
- a CDS encoding sensor histidine kinase: MSKLGIKIVISYIIIAVVSTLMFIFIVRCAMMNIIIDEKKDNLQDIAEFIVNSINDTIEKSGVDKSKVKSENDIIFYGKTYKNCNLKIAGKVVKLPLSIFTVQSSKIDVYLLDAQEKVIFYNMDNDDDINKITSKNEAIFDKKNFYAQKDIYIGKAYIGSILVTVGEKNLIDINMQIYTIVYGSFLITGMITFAMVLILKINVLKPIDKLRENISQISLDKDLNWKNINTRDELEDMNRELYDITTKMQFLTEARNEFFQNTSHELKTPLMSIRGYAEAIKDGVFDTQEQQEALDIIIDESDKLASSITSVLYISSLEKHFRNIKNAEMINIYDEIEELKTRHAFSKIRNEIEIVNNIPKNLYIEVEPEKLNRIISNLFSNALRYAKSKIMFGFIAEYDKVHFFVVDDGKGFENNEKEKVFDRFYKGDDGKNGLGLAIVSSIVKSFDGDIKAYNSKSGGAVIEIIVPRKSYVHY; this comes from the coding sequence ATGAGTAAACTCGGTATAAAGATAGTAATCAGTTATATAATAATAGCTGTTGTATCAACTTTAATGTTTATATTCATCGTCAGATGTGCGATGATGAATATAATAATTGATGAAAAAAAAGACAATCTTCAAGATATTGCCGAGTTTATAGTAAACAGTATAAATGACACTATAGAAAAATCGGGAGTTGATAAAAGCAAAGTAAAATCTGAAAATGATATAATATTTTATGGAAAAACATATAAAAATTGCAACTTAAAAATAGCGGGAAAAGTAGTAAAACTACCTCTGTCAATATTTACCGTGCAAAGTTCAAAAATAGATGTATATTTATTGGATGCTCAAGAAAAAGTGATTTTTTACAACATGGATAACGACGATGATATTAATAAAATTACTTCAAAAAATGAAGCGATATTTGATAAAAAAAATTTTTACGCTCAAAAAGATATTTATATAGGTAAAGCTTATATAGGCAGTATATTGGTTACAGTCGGAGAAAAGAATCTGATAGATATAAATATGCAGATATACACTATAGTATACGGCAGTTTTTTGATAACAGGTATGATTACATTTGCTATGGTATTGATATTAAAAATAAATGTATTGAAGCCTATTGACAAACTTAGAGAAAATATATCACAAATATCTCTTGATAAAGACTTGAACTGGAAAAATATAAATACCAGAGATGAACTTGAAGATATGAATAGAGAACTTTACGATATAACAACTAAAATGCAATTTCTCACAGAAGCAAGAAATGAATTTTTTCAAAATACATCTCATGAACTGAAAACTCCGCTTATGTCCATAAGAGGATATGCAGAAGCAATAAAAGACGGTGTATTTGACACGCAAGAACAACAAGAAGCATTGGATATAATAATAGATGAAAGTGATAAATTAGCCTCATCAATAACATCCGTACTGTATATAAGTTCATTGGAAAAACATTTTAGAAATATTAAAAATGCAGAGATGATAAACATATATGACGAAATAGAAGAGCTTAAAACAAGACATGCATTTTCAAAAATAAGAAATGAAATAGAAATAGTAAATAACATACCGAAAAATCTTTATATTGAAGTAGAGCCAGAAAAACTCAATCGTATAATATCCAATCTTTTCAGCAATGCACTTAGATATGCAAAAAGTAAGATAATGTTTGGATTTATTGCAGAATACGATAAAGTGCATTTTTTTGTAGTAGATGACGGTAAAGGCTTTGAAAACAATGAAAAAGAAAAAGTGTTTGACAGATTTTACAAAGGTGATGACGGAAAAAACGGATTGGGGTTGGCAATAGTAAGCTCAATAGTAAAAAGTTTTGACGGCGATATAAAAGCATATAATTCCAAAAGCGGAGGGGCAGTAATAGAAATAATAGTTCCAAGAAAAAGCTATGTTCATTATTAA
- a CDS encoding response regulator transcription factor: protein MKTVFIVDDEKRIRDLIEMYLKKEGYVTKSFSNAKDTLEEFKINVPDIMILDIMMRDMDGLDLCREIRKTSNVPIIFVSARSEELDRILGLELGADDYLPKPFSPRELMARVKTVLKRTATIQQVSKEKGNVIGFGDFEMYTDIRVAKSRGKEIPLTIKEFNLLEYLVKNLNTPMSREQIIGSVWGYDHDGYDRSVDDTIKRIRKKLNEYGAMIKIKTVWGYGYRVDSDE from the coding sequence ATGAAAACAGTATTTATTGTAGATGATGAAAAAAGAATAAGAGATTTGATAGAAATGTATCTAAAAAAAGAAGGATATGTAACAAAATCATTTTCTAATGCCAAGGACACTCTTGAAGAGTTCAAGATAAATGTTCCGGATATAATGATACTTGATATAATGATGAGAGATATGGACGGTTTAGATCTTTGTAGGGAAATAAGAAAAACAAGCAATGTACCGATAATATTCGTTTCTGCAAGAAGTGAAGAGTTGGACAGAATATTAGGATTGGAGTTAGGTGCCGATGATTATCTGCCTAAACCTTTCAGTCCGAGAGAGCTTATGGCAAGAGTAAAGACCGTATTAAAAAGAACAGCGACTATACAACAAGTAAGCAAAGAAAAAGGAAATGTAATAGGCTTCGGAGATTTTGAGATGTATACGGACATAAGGGTGGCGAAGTCAAGAGGCAAAGAGATACCTCTTACAATCAAAGAATTTAATTTACTCGAATATCTTGTGAAAAATCTCAATACACCTATGTCAAGAGAGCAGATAATAGGATCAGTGTGGGGATATGATCATGATGGATATGACAGAAGTGTAGACGATACAATAAAAAGAATAAGAAAAAAATTGAACGAATACGGAGCTATGATAAAAATAAAAACAGTATGGGGATACGGTTACAGGGTAGATTCAGATGAGTAA
- a CDS encoding GTP pyrophosphokinase: protein MDVFSWKKFLLPYEYAVEELKIKFKDIRKELKDTESYSPIEFVTGRVKKISSIIDKAKRLDVKFEQSELRENIEDIAGIRIMCQFVEDIYTVVKYIRSREDMKVEYEKDYIKNYKESGYRSYHVIIRYPVHTVRGRMDILAEIQIRTLSMNFWATIEHSLKYKYNHKLPDYLIEKLKNSADSAFKLDEEMSDIRDEIVRAQVQFEVKSITVKEITASINQLNILGYPDEALKYLKKFEKLEDIQDVEQMIELQNDIKSRLQELKPIEIIKEN from the coding sequence ATGGATGTTTTTTCTTGGAAAAAATTTCTATTACCTTACGAATATGCAGTTGAGGAGTTAAAGATAAAGTTTAAGGATATCAGAAAAGAGTTAAAAGATACGGAAAGTTATTCTCCAATAGAGTTCGTTACCGGAAGAGTAAAAAAAATATCTTCAATAATAGATAAGGCAAAGAGATTAGATGTGAAGTTTGAACAGTCTGAACTTAGAGAAAACATAGAAGATATAGCGGGCATAAGGATAATGTGTCAATTTGTAGAAGATATTTATACAGTCGTCAAATATATAAGAAGCCGTGAAGATATGAAGGTAGAGTATGAAAAAGACTATATAAAAAACTACAAAGAAAGCGGTTATAGAAGTTATCACGTCATAATAAGATATCCTGTCCACACTGTTAGAGGCAGAATGGATATACTTGCAGAAATACAGATAAGAACATTGTCTATGAATTTTTGGGCAACAATAGAACATTCACTCAAATACAAATATAATCACAAATTACCTGATTATCTCATAGAAAAACTTAAAAATTCAGCAGATTCAGCTTTTAAGTTGGATGAAGAGATGAGCGACATAAGAGATGAAATCGTAAGGGCTCAGGTACAATTTGAAGTAAAATCTATTACAGTAAAAGAGATAACAGCAAGCATAAATCAGCTTAATATATTAGGATATCCGGATGAAGCATTAAAATATCTCAAAAAATTTGAAAAATTGGAAGATATTCAAGATGTTGAGCAGATGATAGAATTACAAAATGATATAAAAAGCAGACTTCAAGAACTAAAACCTATTGAAATAATTAAAGAAAATTGA
- the thiI gene encoding tRNA uracil 4-sulfurtransferase ThiI: protein MYDIIIVRNGEISVKKKNKAEFENALVKNIKYRLYKNKEVKIQKENGRVEISLANVDAFEIIKKIDDIFGVVSMSPAMVSDSGYDNLFELIKRLIDFEMDKDKKTSFKLSIRRIDKSFDMQSNQMNIDMGEKVLKEYPNLYVDVKNPEFEIHCEFRKDVNIVYSKKILGEGGMPRGINGRACTLISGGIDSPVATYLMARRGLFIEAVHFHSYPFTNERSKQKVIDLVSHLTAYCGKIRLHLVNLLDIQKEINEKCPEEYMTILSRRFMMRIAQDIANEYECTALITGESLGQVASQTSLGLLATDNVVNTMPVFRPLIAMEKDSIIEVAKKIGTYDISIIKEEDCCTVFLPKKPATKPKMEKVLSSEEKLDIDKLVKSAIEQREILELKIK, encoded by the coding sequence ATGTACGATATAATAATAGTGAGAAATGGAGAAATTTCTGTAAAAAAGAAAAATAAAGCGGAATTTGAGAATGCGCTTGTAAAAAATATAAAATACAGGTTGTATAAAAACAAAGAAGTAAAAATTCAAAAAGAAAATGGAAGAGTGGAAATATCTTTAGCAAATGTAGATGCATTTGAAATTATCAAAAAAATAGATGATATATTTGGCGTGGTGTCAATGTCTCCAGCTATGGTATCTGATAGCGGATATGATAATTTATTTGAGCTTATAAAAAGACTTATAGATTTTGAGATGGACAAAGATAAAAAAACGAGTTTCAAGTTGAGCATAAGACGAATAGACAAAAGTTTTGATATGCAGTCAAATCAAATGAATATAGATATGGGAGAGAAAGTTTTAAAAGAATATCCAAACTTGTATGTAGACGTAAAAAATCCGGAATTTGAAATACACTGTGAATTCAGAAAAGATGTGAATATAGTTTATAGTAAAAAGATATTAGGCGAAGGTGGAATGCCAAGAGGCATAAACGGAAGAGCATGTACTTTGATATCAGGCGGTATAGATTCACCGGTTGCTACATATCTTATGGCAAGGCGTGGACTTTTTATAGAGGCGGTTCATTTTCACAGTTATCCGTTTACAAATGAACGTTCAAAACAAAAAGTTATAGATTTGGTTTCACATTTGACAGCGTATTGTGGAAAAATAAGACTGCATTTGGTAAATTTATTGGATATTCAAAAAGAGATAAATGAAAAATGTCCTGAAGAATATATGACAATACTTTCAAGACGTTTTATGATGAGAATAGCACAAGATATAGCAAATGAATATGAGTGTACGGCGCTGATAACAGGAGAAAGTTTAGGTCAAGTGGCATCGCAGACATCTCTTGGACTTCTTGCAACGGACAATGTAGTAAATACCATGCCTGTATTTAGACCGTTGATAGCTATGGAAAAGGACAGTATAATAGAAGTTGCAAAAAAAATAGGCACTTATGATATATCAATAATAAAAGAAGAAGATTGTTGCACAGTGTTTTTACCTAAAAAACCGGCGACAAAACCTAAGATGGAAAAAGTTCTCAGCAGTGAAGAAAAATTGGATATAGATAAACTCGTAAAATCAGCTATAGAACAAAGAGAGATTTTGGAGCTTAAAATAAAATAA
- a CDS encoding cysteine desulfurase family protein, which produces MIKLIYLDNSATTFIYDEVLQKMKEIYTNCNFNPSSAYDVAFKAENELNNARKIIAESIKANTDEIIFTSGGSESNNTAILGVARANKNKGKHIITTNIEHSSVYNTFMYLKDYEDFDVTFLKADKNGVIDLEDLKNEIRKDTVLVSIMHVNNEIGSVNDIDKIGNLIKSVNPLTYFHTDCVQSYMKLPIDVSKLNVDLISVSAHKIHAPKGIGFLYVRKNVKILPLIFGGGQEHKLRAGTENVGGICGLAKAVEMQMNFEKTDNIRKNRDYLIELLSLQIEDISINTPPINAPHILSVSFAGIKSEVLLHYLEMDEIYVSVGSACSSKKKGSRVMQSIGLNDKYKDGTVRISLDETTTMQDVQTVVEKLKKYVEDIRKVTKYKKR; this is translated from the coding sequence GTGATAAAATTGATATATTTAGATAATTCTGCAACTACTTTCATCTATGACGAGGTTTTACAAAAGATGAAAGAAATATATACAAATTGTAATTTTAATCCGTCTTCTGCTTATGATGTGGCATTCAAGGCGGAAAATGAACTGAACAACGCAAGAAAGATAATAGCTGAATCAATAAAGGCGAATACTGATGAAATAATATTTACTTCAGGCGGAAGTGAGAGTAATAATACAGCTATACTTGGAGTAGCAAGGGCGAATAAAAATAAAGGAAAGCATATAATAACAACAAATATTGAACACAGCAGTGTGTATAATACATTTATGTATTTAAAAGATTATGAAGACTTTGATGTTACATTTTTGAAAGCTGATAAAAATGGAGTTATAGATTTAGAAGATTTGAAAAATGAAATTAGAAAAGATACTGTTTTAGTTTCTATAATGCATGTAAACAATGAAATTGGTTCAGTAAATGATATAGACAAAATCGGAAATTTGATAAAATCTGTTAATCCGCTTACATATTTTCATACAGATTGTGTGCAATCATATATGAAATTGCCAATTGATGTGTCGAAATTAAACGTGGATTTAATCTCTGTAAGTGCACATAAAATTCATGCTCCTAAAGGTATAGGATTTTTATATGTGAGAAAAAATGTCAAGATTTTGCCACTTATATTCGGAGGAGGGCAAGAACATAAATTAAGAGCCGGTACAGAAAATGTGGGTGGTATATGTGGGCTTGCAAAAGCAGTTGAGATGCAAATGAATTTTGAAAAAACAGATAATATAAGAAAAAATAGAGATTATCTGATTGAACTGCTAAGTTTGCAAATTGAAGATATAAGTATAAATACACCTCCTATAAATGCACCCCATATATTGAGCGTATCATTTGCAGGTATAAAATCTGAAGTTTTGCTTCATTATTTGGAAATGGATGAGATATATGTATCTGTAGGCAGTGCATGTTCATCTAAGAAAAAAGGTTCAAGAGTTATGCAAAGTATAGGATTGAATGATAAATACAAAGACGGTACGGTCAGAATATCACTTGATGAAACTACAACTATGCAAGATGTACAAACAGTAGTTGAAAAATTGAAAAAATATGTGGAAGATATAAGAAAAGTCACTAAATACAAAAAGAGGTAG